The following proteins are encoded in a genomic region of Ostrea edulis chromosome 7, xbOstEdul1.1, whole genome shotgun sequence:
- the LOC125653259 gene encoding uncharacterized protein LOC125653259 produces the protein MECLHLLIIVTALGFSDTKYCTYYEKGLDWKSWKTNSSSYNLHYKIKKSRVYCSFDEYCCGSSCCRNTSYTTYNYYYYDSYKSTYTEDSYEISSGSSLGIAFALVVGFSFCITCCVACSKRSENTDSPLPMRNAQPIVAYSSNNGTVVIRHTQQDEVLSTSSTSSTSDREGSSHGSELQTIGPIRSFGSPSNGIQGPRLSASAMEEPPPPYDVVMSQNYPIINETKHTESTEDDS, from the exons ATGGAGTGCTTACACCTGTTGATAATTGTGACAGCATTAg GCTTTTCAGatacaaaatattgtacatattatGAGAAAGGCTTAGATTGGAAAAGCTGGAAGACAAACTCGTCATCTTACAACCttcattacaaaattaaaaagtcCAGAGTTTACTGTAGCTTTGATGAATACTGCTGTGGAAGTAGCTGTTGTAGGAATACCAGTTACACTACgtacaactactactactacgaCAGTTACAAGTCCACATACACAGAGGACAGCTATGAAAT TTCCTCTGGTAGCTCGCTGGGGATAGCGTTTGCCCTTGTTGTCGGATTTTCCTTTTGTATAACATGTTGTGTTGCCTGCTCCAAGCGAAGCGAAAATACAGATTCACCGTTGCCTATGAGAAATGCACAACCTATTGTTGCTTATTCTTCAA ACAATGGAACTGTAGTGATACGACACACACAGCAGGACGAAGTTTTATCTACGTCATCAACATCTTCCACCTCCGACAGGGAAGGCAGCTCACATGGATCAGAATTACAAACAATTGGCCCTATACGTTCATTTGGATCGCCTTCAAATGGGATTCAGGGTCCAAGACTCTCTGCAAGTGCAATGGAAGAACCCCCGCCACCTTATGACGTTGTTATGTCGCAAAATTATCCCATTATCAATGAGACTAAACATACAGAATCAACTGAAGACGATTCTTAA